A single region of the Scylla paramamosain isolate STU-SP2022 unplaced genomic scaffold, ASM3559412v1 Contig55, whole genome shotgun sequence genome encodes:
- the LOC135098322 gene encoding fibrocystin-L-like isoform X1 — MGRHDLAHQRVRQCSADSKAPQVYSIVVCVDGVCVPDSSHSVLYGWARSPTIETVALLWSLPGSLLDLHGSFHNSKHCKLDHTDLVSSEAKSGNVFTKAFVGGVPCDIVDDNLELCDTLTREKVTCRSKAKLVGPMNVTVCITGRGASEVTKIGRYVDSQDRLYQFLTYAGVYI, encoded by the exons GCAGTGCAGTGCAGACTCCAAGGCTCCCCAAGTGTACagcattgttgtgtgtgtggatggggtgTGTGTGCCAGACTCCTCACACTCTGTATTG TATGGCTGGGCAAGGTCACCTACTATTGAGACAGTAGCTCTTCTTTGGTCATTGCCAGGCTCTCTTTTGGATCTTCATGGCAGTTTCCACAACAGCAAACACTGCAAGCTTGATCACACTGATCTTGTCTCCAGTGAAGCTAAGAGTGGGAATGTTTTTACcaa GGCCTTTGTTGGAGGCGTCCCCTGTGATATAGTGGACGACAACCTGGAGCTCTGTGACACACTGACAAGGGAGAAGGTTACTTGTCGCTCCAAGGCTAAGCTGGTCGGCCCCATGAATGTCACTGTCTGCATTACCGGAAGAGGAGCGTCTGAAGTGACCAAGATAGGAAGGTACGTGGACTCCCAGGACAGGCTGTACCAGTTCCTCACATATGCTGGTGTGTACATATAG
- the LOC135098322 gene encoding fibrocystin-L-like isoform X2 yields MPRQCSADSKAPQVYSIVVCVDGVCVPDSSHSVLYGWARSPTIETVALLWSLPGSLLDLHGSFHNSKHCKLDHTDLVSSEAKSGNVFTKAFVGGVPCDIVDDNLELCDTLTREKVTCRSKAKLVGPMNVTVCITGRGASEVTKIGRYVDSQDRLYQFLTYAGVYI; encoded by the exons GCAGTGCAGTGCAGACTCCAAGGCTCCCCAAGTGTACagcattgttgtgtgtgtggatggggtgTGTGTGCCAGACTCCTCACACTCTGTATTG TATGGCTGGGCAAGGTCACCTACTATTGAGACAGTAGCTCTTCTTTGGTCATTGCCAGGCTCTCTTTTGGATCTTCATGGCAGTTTCCACAACAGCAAACACTGCAAGCTTGATCACACTGATCTTGTCTCCAGTGAAGCTAAGAGTGGGAATGTTTTTACcaa GGCCTTTGTTGGAGGCGTCCCCTGTGATATAGTGGACGACAACCTGGAGCTCTGTGACACACTGACAAGGGAGAAGGTTACTTGTCGCTCCAAGGCTAAGCTGGTCGGCCCCATGAATGTCACTGTCTGCATTACCGGAAGAGGAGCGTCTGAAGTGACCAAGATAGGAAGGTACGTGGACTCCCAGGACAGGCTGTACCAGTTCCTCACATATGCTGGTGTGTACATATAG